cactggagaaaaaaaggtatCTATTGccataattatttaaatattataataaaacaCGTAAATTTAACACTGAAGACTTCACCCCTCTAAACAGAAACCCCAAACATTAATTCCCACCAAAAGTTCTCACAGGCTGATGATAGCTGTTTGCACACAATCTTGAGAACAGTCTGCACCCAGGCTTTTAGCCTGCTATTTAAGATAGTACATTTTCAATTAAGCTCAATTACAGTTCATAGTCCATTCAATACAGCCgaaataatgaaaaaggaaaatggttttgttaAGCAAGTGACTTCTCACTGTGGAAATAAAGATCTCccaagaaataaggaaaatacCCTAGATAAATGGGCTAGCTTGATGAATTAATTGCAAACCATTTCGTAGAGCCTTGctaagttttaatttatttggcTTCACTATGCTGAATACAAGTTTTAAATGTCTATTTAAATAAAGTGGGTTGTGCTAGTCTTTTCCCTTTACCTTGTAGGCAGGAAGTATGGggtataaatgcaaaatattcccACCAATGTGCAAAAGAATagtcaaggaagagaaaaaccgaaaaaaaaaggagagcaggGATGAGATGTTAATTGAGAactaaatcatagaatcattcaggttggaaaagacctctaagatcatctagtccaacctatAACTTAGTACTGAAGTCCACCACTAAGCCATGCCACCGAGTTccacatctacatgtttcttgaagacctccatgGATGGTGACTTAACCGCTTCCCTGcacagcctattccaatgccacacaactcTTCCAGTGAATGAAGTGTCCAACCTCCtcatatccaacctaaacctcctaAACCACCCCTGGctcaacttgaggccatttccgCTCATCTTATCATTTGGTGTTTGGGAGAAGATCCTGATTCCCACCTCattacagcttcctttaaggtaaacCATCAGAAGATGGCTAAAATACTGTTTctctaaaatactgtttaaacATAACATTTAAGAAATTGACAATCTCTATGGACATTAAGGCGGAGAGCTATGACCTGGGTATAAAGCATCCACTCAGCTCTGAGTTCATATCCTATGGTCTAAATATTGAGCTATAAATATGGCCTAATATTAATTTCCCATGGATATTTAGTTTCCATGGATACTACCAAGTTACaatgcttcattttcacagCCATTCTACACATAACTGAACACAAGCTATAAAGCTGCATATAGTCAGGACTAGAAATTCCTCATTATTTCAAGACAGTCTTTATGACCAGAGATTAAAAAACCCTGCAGAAGTCAAGCTTCAAGCTTAGCTGCTGTAGTAAATACTCAGTTTGTCAGTACCTATCTCACATAAGCTCAGGAACTCATTTTACTTACCTAATAGTTCTGCAATTCCTGGATGAATTTCAGGTGCATGGCTTAACAGTGGCTCCTTTTTCTGGCCATAATATCTACCAATGTTTTCAAACAACAGTAGTTTCCATGCATCTGCTTTGTCTGGTTGATCAGGCAAGTTTCTGCTAATATCTACCACCATATGATCTGGAAGATATTCCAGGCAATCTATCGCTGCTGAGAGCCATTCATCTGTTCTAGAAGACAAAGCagtttaattttgcagttttacttACTGGCACTTTTCAGAGTTGGTTGCACTCTACCACTGAAAGTGAGTAGACTGGTCAGTGGACACTGCATGTGTAGGTACTTCAATACCAAGTTGTAATGTATAACAAGGATGCTTTTCCCGACCCACTCAGATCATAGCCATATGCCTCTTTGCTTAGCTGGGTAGGTTACTAATTGTTCATCTTGAATAAATACGTAACAGTTCTAAGTAGTTAAACCTAAAGCTAGTGACATCCTGTACTGTTATagacaagaataaaattattgctAGATAAACAGAAACTTGAGCCTTGATCTGATTGGTAAGAGCTTTTTCAGCCCATACTTTCAACTGTATTTATACAGTTTCAGGCTCAGTTTTCtcttagtatttttaaaaggtgaagTAGTTAAACTATTCCCtcacagataattttttttaaaaaagaaagacttctACATGATAGCAAAAAAGATTACTTTTCACCCCATCAGTGCAGTAAACAATAGCCCTCCCCAAATATTATCAAATACCATCATTGCCTTCAAAAACCTCTTCTAGTGTTCCGCAGAAATCACCTCACCTACTTCCAATTCAGAGTTTAGCAACTGCTATTTACTACTGAATCTAGTCTAACAGGTAAGGAGAAATCCGCCTTTTCACATCCTTTTTACAGTACCACAGACTATTACATTTCTGCTTCAGATCAACTGTGCATAACACTTGCATGCAACTTTGAACAGCATTCTGCTCTCAGAGGCGAGTAACGAATACTTACTGTGAGTCACTGAAAGCCTTGAGAATTTCTCTGTCCAGGTAGTTACTTGTGATGATGTATCCGGTCGCTTTCCTTGGTTGTGGAAGCTGAGGTCTGACTGCTTGGTGCTCAAGTAAGGAGTCCAGGAGTGGAAGGTCTACAAGCTGCAGCAGACGAGCAATTGTTTGTTCTTGCCATACTTCATTAATAACTGGAAAGGGTAGAATACACAAATCACACAGATCAAGCAAGTGTGAAGATTAGGAAATTGCCAACTCCCCTTCCTCCTACCAACTGTAATCTAACAGattaatttttccaaaataaagatttaCAGTAGCAGAAAAAGTGCGTCCCTTATCACTTAAGTGCTTTTTATCACTGCTAAAGGAAAGACTTAGCCATTTGTTTAGTTAACTGCAAGTGTAGGAGAACTGCTCTTTGGATAAGTCCGAAGTGCCTTACATTCTTTGTGCCCTAACTTGCAAGCAGTCTTTGTTCTAGATAACAGAAGAACAGTGTAGCAGTGACACTCTATCCTTATCACAGCTTCCTCAGTTATGATTTGGCTCAAGTTTTGAGAGTTCTCAGACGCATTAACATTTAAAGCCAAATGGAAGAGAGCCACAGTAGGTAGTAGTTTAGCTGGAGAAGACATGAGTTGTCAGGAACAGTTTCACACAGTACAGAAGGTGAACTGGAGGTGCAGGTGCGTTGTTGAAAGGCTGGGGAAGAGTTTTAGCTAACAGCAGACAATTGGGTTTGATTGAGTTGGGCATGAATGTACTGCAGGTGGTTAAACATCATGTAGAATGTTCCTAACTCCAGTTAGGATCCATATAGTTGTGTATTCTTCCCCATGAAGTTCAACACTTATTTATTGCAACTGCAGATAAGTCCTgtctgataaaataaaaaggttacATTTGTTGCAGGCTTGCTTTTAATGTGCCTTTGTTATGACATAGTGTTCAAAGCAAAATACTATGAGTCAGTTTGACTCCACCTTCACTCCAACAGCAGCCATAAGCTTTCTTAGTCCTACAGCTATCTTCCTTCTCCCACACAAATAACTGGGGGATTATTTGGCTTACCTTCACGGGACAAGCTTTCCGAGACATTTACGTGAGGGGTATTTGCAGGCTTTAAACTCAGGTTTTCCCAGAGATCCTCCAAGCTTTCCGCTTTGACAGGAGTAGGGTTAAACAACATGCTCTTCTGATGtctgagataaaaaaaatgttttttaatatatatattctcatcCATACATATGAGATAACAGAACAACACAGCACACCCAGATATGAATATCCATCTGAGATTAAATATAAGATCTCTCCCCCAGACACGTACTTTCTCTGTCCAAGCTGCACAAGAGGGTGTGCAGTATCTTAAAGAATGAGTTGTGTGCAGTAGTTGCATGCAAGTACATAGTTCCTCCCTTGGAGCTTGTCACATCTGGCATTAGCAAGCTACGTCAATTACCACAAAGCACATAAGAGAGGAAATAGTCATGGAGGGAAATTTATACACAAGTAACACATCCAAAGTTCCCCCCCGCCAGAGTCTAAGATTTTCGGACTCTATTCCTAATGGTGAAATGAGGCCAAAAATTAAGAGCTGTTCTTGAAAAAACTAGAAGGTGGTTGCCCCTTAGCAACACCACTCCTAAAGCTAGTAGGCTAGTTCCTGCCATCAACTaacaaaagatttcagaaacCTGTTACCCATTTTTATGTGTTAGCTGGTTCTTCTCGTAACTGACTTCATATGCTACCAAGTAGGAAAACAACTCCAGCCATAAAATCACTATTCCTCTAAGCATACTTGTTTAATTTCAATtcctacagcttttttttttgtttaggaCACTGCAGAACCCTTTTTGATGTCaattatttttgacatttatgTGACAAGCCATATGTATCAATAGATTTGTTCCTTTCACTAAATGAAGAAAGGTAAACCAGTGGATCAGCACCCTTCCCAGAAGAAAGAACACCTAACACCTTCATTCTACACAAACAGGTGAATTACCTTCCTTCACAACTATTTGTCTGATATGTCTTGTATTGATCATGCGTCTTTAAGCGTTTTAAATATCATACTTTGTTAAAGTGGTTTTAATTCTTTAGAATTCTTGTGTTCTTCTCAAATAGAGACTTGGGACAGTTTGTATTAGCGGAGGAGGAGACCTAGTCCTAAAGAGGCAGGGGGTGGGAAGCATGACAGAGGGCCTAGCCATTCTTCATCTCCGCTTCTAGAATTTTCTGACCAGCTGGGTCAACGCACTTaagtttttaatgtttgctACTCTCAAACACAACAATCATGTTTGTTCATGTAACGTTTGTTAACAATTATTTTCGGTCAAGTCAATATCATTTGTGATTTTTAGAAGTCTATGTTGCCAGAACTACTGAAATAACTACCTGAACATAAGTTCTTGCAACAGTGTCAGAATACATTCAGAGACAAACACTTAACACAAAAACTGCTAAaggcaagtgtttttttttttaagcaaattgtTATCTACACTGCAATGTATGCTGTTTTGTGACAGTCTAGTTAGTGCTATGGTTTTCTTTGCCCActtctgaagaagcagaagaacaagCCCTAGCAATCACACTTCTCTCTGGATCCATGTTGGCATGCAACAGCATAACAGCATTGTAGCCTGCTACCTAGCCTAGGAACAAGCCATGTGCACACAAAGGAACAGCTGAAAACTTTTCGTAAAGTTTAATCTGAAGTCTAGTCAAGCTAAGATGATGAAAGCAGCAAGcaattttacctgttttttccccttaaaagcTGGATGGATTACTAGCTTATGTCACAGCTAAGCGCACAGTGACCAAagatttgttcatttctttagCAAGTTTGATGCATCTGAATGCCAGTTGGTTACACTGGTTTAGATCCTAATAGATAAGTATCTGCAGCACATTCATCTTCTACCTACTCCCCCTTCCATGAAGGCAATGTGATAACGGACAGAAAATGAGTAACTATGCAGGCGGAATTATTCACTCAAATTGCTGTTTTCTACGTATCTTCTACACATAAACATCCATAGGGTAGCTACTCCCCCACCCCCGGTCCTGTAACTACACTGTCCCTCTtgtccttctccttcccccaaaaaCATAGGAAATTTTACAGTAGAGAAGTGTTATCTCCATGCTGCGTTATGTACTAACCTTTGTGGTGTACACTGCTGGTAATCTTTATCAATATCTGTTTGGCTTGAGATGTTTGTGAATCTGTAGAGACTATTGCTACTGTCTTCAAATACAGACCTCTTGTCTTTTCCAAAGACTCTAGTTGAAACAGCCTCAAATACTTTGTAGTCCATTAGCGCTTGACACACTCGCACTATTTTAGCACGGGAAATATCAATATCCCCAAAATACTTGTTCTGTAGGAGATGGGCAAACACAACATCCACCGCATCGGAACCAATAAAACAGTCATGATAGCACTTCAGGTTCTGACGACGCTTTTTCACTTCCACTTGAGTTTGAAGTGCACTGATAATGCTGCTCCAGACATAAGTTGCTCCAAAGGGTTTCTGTGCCAAGCTAAAGCCTAACGatacaagaacagaaagagCATAATGATTGAACTCGTATTGCAATTACAGGAGAACCTTCCCCTCTCCGGCTACTGGCTTTCATGAAACATGGAAGGATTTAAGAAGTCTGAGGCTTCTAATTTGGCTTGTCCTGAACCAGCCTGCAACAAAATATTAGTTCTTGAGCCTTACTCTCCTGGCAAGTCTGTCTACACCATACCAATGTAACTCACCCTGGTGGTTGCTCTCATTACCATAGCCTGCAGCTTCAATAACAAGCAGCTTTTACTTCTCCAGCCTGACACACTGTGGCACTACCTTGCTGTGTACTCTTCCATCACCCAGCAGATGCACTTGCAGGACCTACTCCTAAGCACACTTGTTCCACAAGACTGAGAACTAACTGTACATACTTGCAGCTCCCCAGTTTCAGTAACTGAGACAAGAAGTATAcagctgggaagggagagagggaacCAGGGATGAGAGACATCTCTTGTGCCTTCAAGACTGTGTACACACTAGGCAGACAGTGACGTGCTAAACAGTAACAAGATCAAAAGTCCTTGAGACATGGTGCACTGGACATTTATCCCATGGAACAGCCCTCTGTCGCCCCAGCTCAAACCGGGATTCACACTCTGTGTACTCAGTGCCACTTCCTTGAGCCAGCCAGTCTTCCCTCCCTCAATAAAACCACTGAACTATTACTCATTTACCAATTTCAAGTTAAGAAAAATCATGCTAGTAACTGTGTGCCAAGGGGCTATAATCAGCCTCAGCAAGGACTTGAGACAGAACATGCTTATAAAATCTGCAGGTGGCACCTAGCTGAGGCTAGAATTAGAATATATGTTTGTCAGTAAATCAGATGAGTAATTTACGAAGagataaagcaaagcaaacgGAAGAAGAGACAAATCAAATGCTGGAGTACAAAATAAGGAATGAAGAGTTGGCAGCAATCCTACAGAAAGCCATCTGGGGCTATGACAGACCTCAAACCTAATGAATTAACAGTGTGATGCAgtgtttaagaagaaaaaaacaacacgcaAGTTGTTCTGGAACATATTACCATGAACATTTTCCACAAAGATACaggaggtatttttttctgttcagtctgAAGAGGCATTAGTTAGAGAATTGTATTCCATTTCGGGCACCAGAGTTTCCAGCTGGTCTCCATCTGCCTGGGAGCCCAAACACCAGCAAGTTGGAAGGGGAGAGTAAGAGAGCATTTGTGGGGAGATACAGATGATGGGGGGAACACTATATAATAGCATTCAGATACATCAGCAGTTATTCTCAAAGCAATTATCGGACAcctgctttctgaaaacattcacgtcagaaaataaaactttaatacAAAGCATTGACACAGTGTAAGCAGAAGCATGCTGGAATCTATTTGCCAAAGCTTTAAGAAGGCTTTAAGAAGGAGCGGGACGAAGCACGCGTTGATGACAACGCAGAGCAGACAGCACACACACGCACAGTCCCCTCCAGCCCTACACTGAGGTACCTGGGGAGTCAACAGAAGGACACAAGCACAGCTCAGAAAGCCCCACAGCGACACACCACCGGCCGCTCCCCAACCAACGGAACCCGGACGGAGCCTCCGCAGCGGCACTGGGCCGACCTCACCGCCGCCCCAACCCCCTCTCAGGTGCCCCGTACCCGTCggcctggcagcagggctaCAGGCGGCGCCGAGGCTCAGGGCCGCCGCCTTCTCCCGCACCGTAGCCATGCCCAGTTTCCCGGCTCAGTCCGGTCCCGCTCCGCTGAGCCCCGCTCGGCACGCCGCCCCGTCACGCACTGTCCCGCCGCCCGCCACCCGCCGGAGGTAGCccgccggggggcggggccagCGCGCCCGCGCCCGCCTCATTGGCTGCGCCGGGGCATAAGGGGCGGGGCAAGGGCGGCGGTTGAATAGCTGCCCGCgtgccgcccggccccggcccctcaaACGGCCCTCGTAACGGTCACGGACCGCCTCAGGCGGCGCTCCCTCAGCGCTCACCGGCCGCAACGCCCCGAGGACGGGCGCCGGTCCCGAGCAGCCACGGCCGGGGGCGGTTTTTCTCTAGGGCTTCTGTCAGCTGCTCGTTAGAGCGCGAGGCTTGCCGCTTTAActggaaggaaagaataaaGTCACTTCCAGGGTAataacagtgttttgttttcttctgtctgcagGAAATGACCGAGAGCCAACATCGCTCTCTGATAAGTCTGACGTATTTTGTCCTGTACtaagacaaaatatatatatacatattgcTGACACACctaatctatctatctatctatctatatatatatgctgaCTACCTATATACATATTACTCTTCTCAATAGAAGCAGACAAGAAGCCAAACTGAACTCCATGATATGCAAACTTGTAAGTGCGTAATGTTtccactttattatttttaatattcaagtAATgccaaaaaatcattttgaagtCTCTGCTTATTGAACTTTGGTTTTGCAGAATGAACTCTGTTGTGAAACCATAGCTCATTCTGCAAGGAGCAGGTCCTTGCTAGCTCTCCAGCACCGTTCAGGTTTGCCTTCTTTTATCCTTATGTGTCACACCACAAGTTTGCACAGTAAGGGCACTCTAAGTTTGTTCATCGTATCCGAGTGAATAAACaatagatttcattttaagCTGGGAGAACTGGTCACAGGGAACTAGATACTACAAGCTCTTATGGCaaacatttcttcatgtttcGTTGACAGAGTGGTAAAGTACTTAATGAGGCTGTTCTAAGAGTGGAAGTTCCTCCTGTTAaatttttttcaggtaaagAAATCTTAAGCCCAGAGAAAAAGGAATCTATTCAAACTGTAGCCAACCACTGGCCTTTGAAAACGAAAGGTGACACCATCTTTCATCAACAGGAAGTGGGaaacacagatttcttttttggGGGACAATGGGAAGACATACAAAAATAGTTCTGACTCACAGGTGTCTGTTTCAAGGGTTGCTATTAAGAACCTAATAAAACCATGTAATGCATAGATCAATGTGGATTTCTatgatatattattttattattcccTATTTTGTAAAGGTTCAATGCTAGACCTAGCACTACCAAAATAGTGAGATAAATTTAACTGCATGTCAGTAAATGCCTaagtacatttttgttttttaaaaaaatgctctaTTTCAACAACTACGTGAAAAATTAATGCTGTCAATCATGCTGCAATGGATTTGCTGTAATCTTGAGAAAGCTTAGACCTACAAACACCCGTTCAAATGGGAGGACACATACGAGAACACTACACCTTATGAGTGAACCAGGTTTAATGCACAGCGATCTGCTCATCTAGAATTTTACAAGCTTCCCCGCCcctatattttcttattaagtGATCAGCAGACAGATTTCTGTCTTTGCCTCCATGTTTTCCCCTGAGAGATCACTGCTATATCATGCCAGTTACTCCCCACCCTCTAATGCTATGAAGAAGTAAGAGACAGTGGTGGGCTGGTGACAGCTACTGACTGGTCAGCCAGCTGTTGTCAAACAGTATCTGGTATGACAAGGTATTAAAAAAAGCTATGCAAATTTTAGTATTACAATAACATTACCATAAAATGCTTTCCTAAAGCACAGATTTACATGGGtggataaatatatatttattattttaattatttaaaattatgtgtaTTTTCATATAGCCATTTTAAAGAATGACATCTTGTTCAGCCAGTACAGACATTTTAAGCCAGTGTGGTTCCTTAGACTGGTAGGGGAAAGATCTGAGGATGAAAGTGCAACATGCTGTATTCAGCTTCACCTTCCACTATGTTTTCCCCAAATGAACCTTTGTAAAGTTGAAGGCAGGACGCACAAAAGAATGCCAGTTATAAAGTCATAATTAACATCATTCATCCTCCAAATTATTTAGGGCCAATTTAGTGGCATTCCAATATACATGTGGAACAGTACTTTGTTCCAAAAGCAGTTCCCCTGAAAAATATAGAATAACAATACAGGACTACATACAGAGACATATGCTGCTGTAGGTAAATTTATTAAAGTGTGGTCTATAGGGTGTGGCAAAGGAGATTATAAACACTACCACTAAATGAAGTCTGATGATATGTACAGCTCTACTGTTGGCTTTCTATCTAAAAGCATTATGTGAAGTTGTTCAGGCAGAACAACAATTCTGTGATCTAGCTAGGGTgattaaaattgaatttaacTAGTTGTGCAACTGAGTCCTAATTTGTACAGTTGTATTAAGCTCTTTAAAACTGTTCCATGGAATGTTTATagtgagaaacagcagaagaaaattctattttaatctgATTTCTGAAGTCGTCTAGAAATGCTCCATCTGACTACATCGCGAGTAAGAACACGACCTACGTTTTTAAGGATTTACAAACTTCAGACTCATAGAAACCTTTGAAAACTTATATAAGAACCTTGGGGTTTAATTAGAAGCATACAGCAGAAACACTATTTATATTCAACAGCCACAATTTCAGGCATGTCTGCTGCTCAGGATCTGATTCACTCACTCGTGTCAACTACAGGTTTGCTTGAGGATAAAGATGATATAGGATAATGTGGGCTCTCACCCCTATCTAGATCTTCTTTGATTATGGGGAGAGagacagcaaaattaaaacttgAATCACAAAGTGAGAAACTGTTGAATACCTTCAAGTATGTTAAGTGCTGTCTAGCTTTTTCCATAATGAACTTGGAAGTTGGACAGCCAGCCAGTGTATTTGGATGAGAGTGCACCTGTAATTTCCAGGCATTCTGGGCACAAATGAAGGAGATATAATTGAATACTAGACCTTATGGAGTACGGAATGACTGTATGACTGAGTCTTTCAATATCATtactgaaaagacaaaagttGGAGGACATGTTGCTTAAGAAGATGGAGGCAtattaagagaaaatacaggGTGCAGTTGGATCTACGGCAGATCAATGCTTGGTTAAGGAATTTGGAAATGCTACGCattcttgaaagaaatgaaggaaaaagtttGTTTCAATTTCTTAAAACTTAAGACCccaaatctggaaaataaaaatgttctaaaaccaaaaaaattcaatgtccaaaatattttttatattttaagtgccaaaaattagaaaagattGACTTGTTGCTGAAAACTGACAGACCAAGAAACTGGCATTCTTGCAGAAGAACACTATCATAGtgctgattttcaaaagaatttagATCCCACTTTTCTGAAGGATTAACATAGACTGTACATTTCACATGACAATCTGACATCTCATAAACAAATGTCAGACTATAGAAGACTCTCTTCTAATATCAGacatttcttcagatttcaaatGTCTTCCTATAACAATATAAACTTCTAAGCATATTTCAACACAGTTTAAATTTGCATATACATAAAATTTTATTGCCATGATTGCAAGGTTCTACTAGACTCAGTCTTCAtggctttgtttctgaaaaagcatAGCAAATAACGCTTACCATAAAAATTCAGATAACTATTCCAGTTATTTAGAacagttattcttttttttccccacttaaaTATCAACAATGCCTGTATTCATTGCAGTGTGCCGAAGCTGatgaaaagagaacattttaaacagTAAGCCCCTAAAATGTTGCTCTATTCCATTcacaaatgatgaaaaatttCAGCGTATGGTTCATGCTCTCACATAAATATGTAAGGAAAATCAACAGCTTCAGTtacagaattcttttttttttaaagtcacaaTTGCCATAACATTATCAAATCCCCCTGATTTCTTTGCATGAAAATATACATCTGTTATATGTTTTGATACTGAAACTGTCCTACGAAAGTCAGCAAACTTTCTCTTCAACCTTTTTTAATCtcaaatttaaatacataaatagctATTCATACAACGTTGGATTGCAAAAGGCTGTATTTGATACAAGATTTGATGCAGCAAATCTGTCTTATTACTGAGTAACGTGTTCTGTTACTTATATTAAAGAGCAGGAGAGGTTTGCTTGGGGCTGAACTTCATGGGTTAGAGGAGACTGACCGCATCCCTTAGGATGCAGAGCAGGTTATTCACAAATTCACT
This Cygnus atratus isolate AKBS03 ecotype Queensland, Australia chromosome 5, CAtr_DNAZoo_HiC_assembly, whole genome shotgun sequence DNA region includes the following protein-coding sequences:
- the DEPDC7 gene encoding DEP domain-containing protein 7; its protein translation is MATVREKAAALSLGAACSPAARPTGFSLAQKPFGATYVWSSIISALQTQVEVKKRRQNLKCYHDCFIGSDAVDVVFAHLLQNKYFGDIDISRAKIVRVCQALMDYKVFEAVSTRVFGKDKRSVFEDSSNSLYRFTNISSQTDIDKDYQQCTPQRHQKSMLFNPTPVKAESLEDLWENLSLKPANTPHVNVSESLSREVINEVWQEQTIARLLQLVDLPLLDSLLEHQAVRPQLPQPRKATGYIITSNYLDREILKAFSDSQTDEWLSAAIDCLEYLPDHMVVDISRNLPDQPDKADAWKLLLFENIGRYYGQKKEPLLSHAPEIHPGIAELLVNGKMEQSLEALQLYLKLLDSQIREEFRRLLYFMAVAAHNSELKLQEESDNRMVVKRTFSKAIINNKSLSRGKTDLLILFLVDHQKDVLKIPGTLHKMVSNKLLALQKGQDPSKIMGYTFCEKLDEREYRSSTEKTTKAELLSLLKAIDEDSKLSDKEKKRLLGQFHSTNPSIFMQYFGDRVNNLCV